One genomic segment of Gaiellales bacterium includes these proteins:
- a CDS encoding DEAD/DEAH box helicase: MTAAVMAPWEPVLAFGTAPDGTQLVHRSRTPARAAEYAPVPDGLEPELARALEAAGIDRLYSHQADVWEAARNGDAMVVTGTASGKSLAFNLPVLDAVARDTSARALYLYPTKALAQDQARALAALHAPGARVAIYDGDTPSGERRQVRRWANLVLTNPDMLHVGILPAHSAWADVMANLRFVVVDEAHAYRGVFGSHVANVLARLRRIAAAYGADPRFLLASATIANPAAAGRTLAGREPAVIDRDGSPAAERDICVWNPPLLDVDLGVRASTLGEAATLMAGLVARGQRTIVFAKSRRACELVHRYAREGLRLNAPELAARIAPYRAGYTPEQRRRIEQRLTSGDLLGVVATSALELGVDIGLLDCAISVGFPGAMASLRQQWGRAGRRGLGLGVLIAGEDQLDQYLAQHPDELVARPAEAAVSNPANPAVLEGHLRCAAAELPLTPADAERFGDDGMALAERMPDLVRTPAGLAYRGADHPAARISLRSSSPDSVAVVERETGTLLGTVDGARADSTVHEGAVYLHLGEQYLVTSLDHGAGVALVTPFDADYYTQTKRLSSTRIVAPREHRHVPGADVWFGDIEATEQVIAYQRKRVADHKPIDLVALDMPERSFTTEAVWFVPERPPEGPALLGSLHAAEHSMIGLLPLLAIADRGDIGGLSIDLHPQTGRPTVFVYDGHPGGAGIAEQGYRRFEQWVSRTAHLLHECPCDKGCPSCVQSPKCGNLNEPLDKAGARALLAGIGVLE; encoded by the coding sequence ATGACCGCGGCCGTCATGGCGCCGTGGGAGCCAGTGCTCGCGTTCGGCACGGCGCCCGACGGCACCCAGCTCGTCCACCGGTCGCGCACGCCGGCGCGCGCGGCCGAGTACGCGCCCGTGCCCGACGGCCTCGAACCGGAGCTCGCCCGTGCGCTGGAGGCTGCCGGGATCGACCGGCTCTACAGCCACCAGGCCGACGTGTGGGAGGCGGCCCGAAACGGCGACGCCATGGTCGTCACGGGCACCGCCAGCGGCAAGTCGCTGGCGTTCAACCTGCCGGTGCTGGACGCCGTCGCCCGCGACACGTCGGCACGCGCGCTCTACCTCTACCCGACCAAGGCGCTCGCGCAGGACCAGGCGCGCGCCCTGGCCGCGCTGCACGCACCCGGGGCACGGGTCGCGATCTACGACGGCGACACGCCCTCCGGGGAGCGACGACAGGTTCGGCGCTGGGCCAACCTCGTGCTGACGAATCCCGACATGCTCCACGTCGGCATCCTGCCGGCGCACTCCGCATGGGCCGATGTGATGGCGAACCTGCGCTTCGTCGTCGTGGACGAGGCGCATGCCTACCGGGGCGTCTTCGGCTCCCACGTGGCCAACGTTCTGGCACGCCTGCGGCGGATCGCCGCGGCGTACGGCGCCGACCCGCGATTCCTGCTGGCCTCGGCCACGATCGCCAATCCCGCCGCGGCCGGCCGGACGCTCGCCGGCCGCGAGCCGGCGGTGATCGACCGGGACGGCTCGCCGGCGGCCGAGCGCGACATCTGCGTGTGGAACCCGCCGCTGCTGGACGTCGACCTCGGCGTCCGCGCCAGCACGCTCGGGGAGGCGGCAACGCTGATGGCGGGGCTGGTCGCCCGCGGCCAGCGAACGATCGTGTTCGCCAAATCGCGCCGTGCCTGCGAGCTGGTGCACCGGTACGCCCGCGAGGGGCTGCGCCTGAACGCCCCCGAGCTGGCGGCGAGGATCGCACCGTACCGGGCGGGCTACACGCCCGAGCAGCGGCGCCGCATCGAGCAGCGGCTGACGAGCGGTGACCTGCTCGGCGTGGTGGCGACCAGCGCGCTCGAGCTGGGCGTCGACATCGGGCTGCTCGACTGCGCGATCAGCGTCGGCTTCCCCGGCGCGATGGCCTCGCTGCGCCAGCAGTGGGGCCGCGCCGGGCGCCGCGGCCTGGGCCTCGGCGTGCTCATCGCGGGCGAGGACCAGCTCGACCAGTACCTGGCCCAGCACCCCGACGAGCTGGTCGCGCGGCCGGCCGAGGCCGCGGTCTCGAACCCCGCGAACCCGGCGGTGCTCGAGGGTCATCTGCGCTGTGCCGCCGCCGAGCTGCCCCTGACGCCGGCAGACGCCGAGCGGTTCGGGGACGACGGCATGGCGCTGGCGGAACGGATGCCCGACCTGGTGCGGACGCCCGCGGGGCTCGCCTACCGGGGCGCTGACCATCCAGCCGCGCGCATCTCGCTGCGATCGTCTTCGCCCGATTCGGTCGCGGTGGTCGAGAGGGAGACAGGGACGCTGCTCGGGACGGTCGACGGCGCGCGGGCCGACTCGACGGTGCACGAGGGGGCGGTCTACCTGCACCTCGGGGAGCAGTACCTCGTCACGTCGCTCGACCACGGCGCCGGCGTCGCGCTGGTCACGCCCTTCGACGCCGACTACTACACGCAGACCAAGCGCCTGTCCTCGACCCGGATCGTGGCGCCCCGCGAGCATCGGCACGTGCCCGGCGCCGATGTCTGGTTCGGGGACATCGAGGCGACCGAGCAGGTGATCGCCTACCAGCGCAAGCGCGTCGCCGACCACAAGCCGATCGATCTGGTTGCCCTCGACATGCCGGAGCGGAGCTTCACCACGGAGGCCGTGTGGTTCGTGCCGGAGCGCCCGCCGGAGGGGCCGGCGCTGCTCGGCTCCCTGCACGCCGCGGAGCACTCGATGATCGGCCTGCTCCCGCTGCTCGCCATCGCGGACCGCGGCGACATCGGCGGGCTGTCGATCGACCTGCATCCGCAGACCGGCCGGCCCACCGTCTTCGTCTACGACGGCCACCCTGGCGGGGCCGGCATCGCCGAGCAGGGCTACCGGCGTTTCGAGCAGTGGGTATCGCGCACCGCGCACCTGCTGCACGAGTGCCCGTGCGACAAGGGCTGTCCGTCGTGCGTCCAGTCGCCGAAGTGCGGCAACCTGAACGAGCCGCTCGACAAGGCAGGCGCCCGGGCGCTGCTGGCCGGCATCGGCGTGCTAGAGTAG
- a CDS encoding DUF4430 domain-containing protein has translation MAHNRPRRIIATLVALLALAGLSAPAALATSVRVEGPAGTVFQGRAKPFVGTLKGHTTRHRTALGALVTAARRESFSLGLKWSDSFGGAWNGFYLASVAGISPPTTAYWAVKVNQKLTSAGIGATTVRKRDKVLVYYTTYDPDTFATQPTLGLHVSDRSPDAGSTVTVVVRAYDDAGTATRAANAWIWINGVGTQTDAHGKAAVRLAAGRYRVRATSPGDIRSPSLWVRAS, from the coding sequence TTGGCACACAATCGCCCACGCCGCATCATCGCCACCCTGGTGGCGCTTCTCGCCCTTGCCGGTCTGTCCGCGCCGGCCGCGCTGGCCACGAGCGTGCGGGTCGAGGGACCTGCCGGCACCGTGTTCCAGGGACGCGCGAAACCGTTCGTCGGAACGCTGAAGGGCCACACCACGAGGCACAGGACGGCGCTCGGCGCGCTGGTGACGGCCGCGCGGCGCGAGTCGTTCTCGCTCGGCCTGAAATGGTCGGACTCGTTCGGAGGAGCCTGGAACGGCTTCTATCTCGCGTCCGTCGCGGGCATCAGCCCGCCGACGACCGCATACTGGGCGGTCAAGGTGAACCAGAAGCTGACGTCGGCCGGCATCGGGGCGACCACCGTTCGCAAGCGCGACAAGGTGCTCGTCTACTACACGACCTACGACCCGGACACCTTCGCCACCCAGCCGACGCTCGGGCTGCACGTCAGTGACCGCAGCCCCGACGCGGGCTCCACGGTGACGGTCGTCGTGCGAGCGTACGACGACGCCGGCACGGCCACACGCGCCGCGAACGCCTGGATCTGGATCAACGGGGTGGGGACGCAGACCGACGCGCACGGCAAGGCAGCCGTGCGGCTGGCAGCCGGCCGCTACCGCGTCCGCGCCACCAGCCCCGGCGACATACGCTCGCCGTCGCTGTGGGTGCGCGCCTCCTAG
- a CDS encoding DUF4430 domain-containing protein, whose amino-acid sequence MGARLLAALLCAAIAAGCGQGASAVPAGPAAVSVTITRDFGAATLGRHRAAPGQSAMDALRRVSDVGTRYGGRFVQTIDGLSGDRSGRQDWLYFINGIAPDVGATEMTLHPGDAEWWDRRAWGALVQTPVAIGQWPEPFIHGYGGRRHAVAVTGLRCSSALASSLRAAGARVGSGPAAYRIEVKTFAELGDELADWRGKGLTVWPAGGRVMVYHARGGPRLDSAAHALITGYQPPGAPGDAVVVVVAGDTEDAACAAATHLADDPGLVGGAYAVALDARGAVVAAGGRG is encoded by the coding sequence GTGGGTGCGCGCCTCCTAGCGGCGCTGCTGTGCGCGGCGATCGCCGCCGGCTGCGGCCAGGGCGCTTCGGCGGTCCCGGCCGGGCCGGCGGCGGTCTCCGTCACGATCACGCGGGACTTCGGAGCGGCCACGCTGGGCCGGCACCGCGCTGCGCCCGGGCAGTCGGCGATGGACGCGCTCCGGCGGGTCAGCGACGTGGGCACCCGGTACGGCGGACGGTTCGTCCAGACGATCGACGGGCTCTCCGGCGACCGCTCCGGCCGTCAGGACTGGCTCTACTTCATCAACGGCATCGCCCCGGACGTGGGAGCGACGGAGATGACGCTGCACCCGGGTGACGCGGAGTGGTGGGACCGGCGCGCGTGGGGCGCGCTGGTGCAGACGCCCGTGGCCATCGGCCAGTGGCCCGAGCCGTTCATCCACGGCTACGGCGGGCGGCGGCACGCCGTCGCGGTGACCGGCCTTCGGTGCTCCTCTGCCCTCGCGTCGTCTCTGCGCGCGGCAGGGGCGCGCGTCGGGAGCGGCCCTGCCGCCTACCGCATCGAGGTGAAGACCTTCGCGGAGCTTGGCGACGAGCTCGCGGACTGGCGCGGCAAGGGGCTCACCGTCTGGCCCGCCGGAGGACGCGTGATGGTCTACCACGCCCGCGGCGGACCGCGGCTCGACAGCGCCGCGCACGCGCTGATAACGGGGTACCAGCCACCGGGGGCTCCCGGCGACGCGGTGGTGGTGGTGGTGGCCGGCGACACCGAGGACGCGGCCTGCGCAGCGGCGACGCATCTCGCGGACGACCCGGGGCTGGTCGGCGGCGCCTACGCGGTTGCGCTCGACGCGCGCGGCGCCGTGGTCGCTGCGGGGGGTCGCGGATGA
- a CDS encoding energy-coupling factor transporter transmembrane component T — protein MRPLPLVLLCGALVVASVTLDNPLSIAACAAVSTALLLASPPPRGAYIWFAAGSALLVFAANPFVGVQGLTPLWTGPHIPVLDTQITEEELAFGATAALRLVASSFAIAAFVRLADGDRVLAGVARVAPRSAMIAALASRLLPTLERDAAGLALAARARAARLDHRRPAAALAAPLVGLSLERSLALAEAMEARGYGSGPRTRSPAGAASGRERVLLALGAAFAVLVAAAVPSDGYRYYDLLADPFTPPGMATAAGIVVLGAASTVAVRGGTRR, from the coding sequence ATGAGGCCCTTGCCACTCGTGCTGCTGTGTGGAGCGCTCGTCGTCGCGTCCGTGACGCTCGACAACCCGCTCTCGATCGCCGCCTGCGCGGCCGTGTCGACGGCATTGCTGCTCGCATCGCCGCCGCCACGCGGCGCGTACATCTGGTTCGCCGCGGGAAGCGCGCTGCTGGTCTTCGCGGCCAACCCGTTCGTCGGCGTGCAGGGACTGACGCCCCTGTGGACGGGCCCGCACATCCCGGTGCTCGACACGCAGATCACCGAGGAGGAGCTGGCGTTCGGAGCGACCGCCGCTCTCCGGCTGGTCGCGTCGTCCTTCGCGATCGCCGCGTTCGTCCGGCTGGCGGACGGGGACCGGGTGCTGGCCGGCGTGGCGCGGGTCGCACCGCGATCCGCGATGATCGCGGCCCTGGCGAGCCGGCTGCTGCCAACCCTGGAGCGCGACGCAGCCGGCCTGGCCCTCGCGGCCCGGGCGCGGGCGGCGCGCCTCGACCACAGGCGACCGGCGGCGGCGCTGGCGGCGCCGCTGGTCGGGCTGTCGCTCGAGCGGTCGCTCGCCCTGGCCGAGGCGATGGAGGCGCGTGGCTACGGGAGCGGGCCCCGGACCCGGTCGCCGGCCGGCGCAGCGAGTGGCCGGGAGCGCGTCCTGCTGGCGCTGGGCGCGGCGTTCGCCGTGCTGGTGGCCGCCGCCGTCCCGAGCGACGGCTACCGCTACTACGACCTGCTCGCAGATCCATTCACCCCACCGGGCATGGCGACCGCCGCCGGCATCGTGGTGCTGGGGGCGGCCTCGACGGTCGCCGTGCGAGGGGGCACACGGCGGTGA
- a CDS encoding ATP-binding cassette domain-containing protein, producing MSAAIRMTGVRYRYPDAVRPALDGIDLEVGHGELVLLLGESGCGKSTLLRAALGLVPHFHGGELAGRVVSEGLDTRDSRPGRIARHVGLVFQDPESQLVMRQAVHEVAFGLENLGCPPEEIGPRAEQALAATGATHLAERDTATLSGGEQQRLAIAAVLAMGQSTLLLDEPTSQLDPVAAEELLALVQRLNRDRGVTVVVAEHRTSRIFAEADRVVVMDAGRVTFDGTPRHAAEHLAHGASWLLPPVTQAFLAAHRPERPLTVRDARRLAAPIAVPVASMGAAGPALVQVDHVDKAFGPVHALRDATAGIAAGRVTAVVGANGAGKTTLAQIAAGLERPDRGRVTGPKIRGYVSQNPAHHAIRETAADEVAFALENLGVAAAERTRRVREELERFGLGDLADRHPADLSSGERQRLAIASVTVMRPEVLFLDEPTRGLDGLRKLALAELVRSLAREGCGTAVVTHDLDFAAEVADDVTTMARGTVLGDRRPAGQLAAGGLFACQLGLALGCRTIAEAASLLRGDAEPARV from the coding sequence GTGAGCGCAGCCATCCGCATGACGGGAGTGCGGTACCGCTACCCGGACGCCGTCAGGCCGGCGCTCGACGGCATCGACCTCGAGGTCGGCCACGGCGAGCTGGTGCTCCTGCTCGGAGAGTCTGGATGCGGGAAGTCGACCCTCCTGCGCGCGGCCCTCGGGCTGGTGCCCCACTTCCACGGCGGCGAGCTGGCGGGCCGCGTCGTGAGTGAGGGCCTGGATACCCGCGACAGCCGGCCGGGGCGGATCGCGCGGCACGTCGGGCTGGTGTTCCAGGATCCCGAATCGCAGCTGGTGATGAGGCAGGCGGTACACGAGGTGGCGTTCGGGCTCGAGAACCTCGGCTGCCCGCCGGAGGAGATCGGCCCCCGGGCCGAGCAGGCGCTCGCCGCGACCGGGGCCACGCACCTCGCCGAGCGGGACACGGCGACGCTCTCGGGTGGCGAGCAGCAGCGGCTGGCGATCGCCGCGGTGCTGGCCATGGGCCAGAGCACGCTGCTGCTGGACGAGCCGACCAGCCAGCTCGACCCGGTCGCGGCCGAGGAGCTGCTCGCCCTGGTGCAGCGACTGAACCGGGACCGAGGGGTGACGGTCGTCGTCGCCGAGCACCGCACCAGCCGGATCTTCGCCGAGGCCGACCGCGTCGTCGTGATGGACGCGGGGCGCGTCACGTTCGACGGAACGCCGCGGCATGCGGCCGAGCACCTGGCGCATGGCGCTTCCTGGCTGCTTCCGCCGGTGACGCAGGCGTTCCTCGCTGCACATCGGCCGGAGCGGCCGCTGACGGTGCGCGACGCGCGGCGGCTTGCCGCTCCGATCGCGGTGCCGGTCGCGTCCATGGGGGCCGCAGGCCCGGCGCTGGTGCAGGTCGACCACGTCGACAAGGCGTTCGGACCAGTGCACGCGCTACGAGACGCGACGGCGGGTATCGCAGCCGGCCGCGTGACCGCGGTGGTGGGGGCCAACGGGGCCGGAAAGACGACCCTGGCGCAGATCGCGGCCGGCCTCGAGCGGCCGGACCGCGGCCGGGTCACGGGCCCGAAGATCCGGGGATACGTCAGCCAGAACCCCGCCCATCACGCCATCCGCGAGACGGCGGCGGACGAGGTCGCCTTCGCGCTCGAGAACCTCGGCGTTGCCGCCGCCGAGCGGACGCGGCGCGTTCGAGAGGAGCTCGAGCGCTTCGGGCTCGGCGACCTGGCCGACCGGCATCCGGCCGACCTCTCGAGCGGAGAGCGGCAGCGGCTGGCGATCGCGTCGGTCACGGTCATGCGGCCGGAGGTGCTGTTCCTGGACGAGCCGACGCGAGGCCTCGACGGGCTGCGCAAGCTCGCCCTGGCGGAGCTGGTGCGGTCACTGGCACGGGAGGGCTGCGGGACGGCAGTCGTCACGCACGACCTCGACTTCGCCGCAGAGGTGGCGGACGACGTCACCACCATGGCCC